In Candidatus Bathyarchaeota archaeon, one DNA window encodes the following:
- a CDS encoding DNA double-strand break repair nuclease NurA — MGFIAERLRGQTSILTDLLTRRIRELAGREGLTSFIKCGCEGRSKLAYLEPGEYTAVGIDGSMDYDELLEMLLFYVCASGFKCGFTVGEDISFHLKGVERDRHLATSASVPLWAEDLFHVAGAPASSDEDPERAAERIPFALMTMAELTTALRAVEDEKVRLLLLDRPLSGTYGPLSRDLGLLLRRGESPLFGVETPYGPLTLLDLRIASVLGSGGGWVPKRRRYLPYAAIQRLLGSDGLRARQLFEELGIGEELGGDLIVRLERMHREHGRALLVEDGLRGEDPYLELQRHVRDYWLRVRGVAWMIVERIFYKSSGHPLMMDEGETWLTVVDLNSINAMLIQMLREEALKRGVTIVGIAKDTSSSDFIRAAMPYAKARGLIPGGERLPSFKHDRAFLTILSSVNPDAFRAPWRTLTYDACFTTLVEDREGGTLKAARKVVSMERQFVRGYFQLREFKGDSAVRSPTFLYDRFYNPEMDDRYTVELEVLDRGKPARIYPYWEGEMENPLDNTILLLLSKCDNPEVLEAMGHNQLLYLADKAVKAEVKLMKGLLRGVADLELGALARRQKIFTIARRFRDIRRETEGARERRAVEVEER; from the coding sequence TTGGGATTCATCGCTGAGAGGCTCCGGGGGCAGACCTCCATCCTGACAGACCTCCTGACTCGGAGGATAAGGGAACTTGCGGGGAGGGAGGGGCTCACATCCTTCATAAAATGTGGATGTGAAGGAAGATCTAAGCTCGCTTATCTCGAGCCTGGGGAATACACCGCGGTTGGGATAGATGGCTCCATGGACTATGACGAACTCCTAGAGATGCTCCTCTTCTATGTGTGCGCTTCGGGATTTAAATGCGGCTTCACCGTGGGGGAGGACATATCCTTCCACCTCAAGGGCGTCGAGAGGGATAGACATCTAGCAACCTCCGCCTCAGTCCCCCTATGGGCGGAGGATCTCTTTCACGTGGCTGGCGCCCCCGCTTCATCGGATGAGGATCCTGAAAGAGCAGCTGAGAGGATCCCCTTCGCCCTAATGACCATGGCGGAGTTAACAACAGCCCTAAGGGCTGTGGAGGATGAGAAGGTTCGCCTCCTCCTCTTGGACAGGCCCCTATCTGGAACATATGGTCCCTTATCTAGGGATCTCGGCCTCCTCCTAAGGCGTGGGGAGTCGCCCCTCTTCGGCGTGGAAACCCCCTACGGCCCCCTCACCCTCCTAGATCTCAGAATAGCCTCAGTCCTAGGCTCTGGGGGAGGATGGGTGCCCAAGAGGAGGCGCTACCTGCCCTACGCAGCCATCCAGAGGCTTTTAGGCTCCGACGGGCTTAGGGCGAGGCAGCTCTTCGAGGAGCTTGGCATAGGGGAGGAGCTTGGAGGGGACTTGATAGTGAGGCTGGAGAGGATGCACAGGGAGCATGGCAGGGCCCTCCTAGTCGAGGACGGCCTCAGGGGTGAGGACCCCTATCTGGAGCTTCAGCGGCATGTTAGGGACTACTGGCTCAGGGTGAGGGGAGTGGCCTGGATGATCGTTGAGAGGATCTTCTACAAATCTTCGGGCCATCCGCTCATGATGGATGAGGGGGAGACATGGCTGACAGTGGTCGATCTCAACTCTATAAACGCCATGCTGATCCAGATGCTCAGGGAGGAGGCCCTGAAGAGAGGGGTGACGATCGTGGGTATAGCGAAGGACACCTCCTCATCAGACTTCATAAGGGCGGCCATGCCCTACGCCAAGGCCAGGGGTCTAATCCCTGGAGGGGAGAGGCTTCCTAGCTTTAAACACGACAGGGCCTTCCTGACCATCCTGAGCAGCGTCAACCCCGACGCCTTCAGGGCCCCTTGGAGGACCCTCACCTACGACGCATGCTTCACAACCCTCGTAGAGGATAGGGAGGGTGGAACCCTAAAGGCCGCTAGGAAGGTGGTCTCGATGGAGAGGCAGTTCGTGAGGGGATACTTCCAGCTCAGGGAGTTCAAAGGTGACAGTGCCGTCAGGTCGCCAACCTTCCTATACGACCGCTTCTATAACCCAGAGATGGATGACAGATACACCGTCGAGCTGGAGGTGCTGGACCGGGGGAAGCCGGCGAGGATCTATCCATACTGGGAGGGGGAGATGGAGAACCCCCTGGACAACACCATCCTCCTCCTCCTCTCTAAATGCGACAACCCGGAGGTTTTGGAGGCTATGGGCCACAACCAGCTCCTCTACCTAGCTGACAAGGCCGTTAAGGCCGAGGTTAAACTGATGAAGGGCCTCCTCAGGGGGGTGGCGGACCTCGAGCTTGGAGCCCTGGCCAGAAGGCAGAAGATATTCACAATAGCGAGGAGGTTCAGAGATATCAGGAGGGAGACTGAGGGGGCCAGGGAGAGGAGGGCTGTGGAGGTGGAGGAGAGATGA
- a CDS encoding ECF transporter S component produces MSVEKRIFRGLAYIGLASALLMLSGAILQGGTILTFLEVGSPLSSISLPDPDRVKVALYLTLSSMCSAAMIWAGAEAFRGYTRRGGLISSLGVLLALSVLSLPFIFGYPFSPIGLAIEVLAVVIIASFSLMSFRVKGLEVKGGPFITPLEAAFTALFSALTAVLTGTTGIMLPSPTGGYTHIGDTAIYISALLFGVKVGGLVGIIGPVVADLFVGYPRWFVTVLAHGLQGFIAGLGRKRSIILQAAILAAAGFVMSTVYFFVNIFIKGYPVAIISYFRDLFGQSLVSIILGLILSRGVERALPALRKR; encoded by the coding sequence ATGTCCGTTGAAAAGCGGATCTTCAGGGGATTAGCCTACATAGGGTTGGCATCCGCTCTGCTGATGCTCTCTGGGGCTATCCTACAGGGTGGCACGATCCTGACCTTCCTGGAGGTTGGGAGCCCCCTCTCCTCAATCAGCCTCCCCGACCCAGATAGGGTTAAGGTGGCTCTCTATCTCACCCTCTCCTCCATGTGCTCCGCCGCCATGATATGGGCGGGGGCTGAGGCCTTCAGGGGATATACGAGGAGGGGGGGCCTAATTTCTTCCCTTGGGGTCCTCCTAGCCTTATCCGTACTTTCCCTTCCGTTCATCTTTGGGTATCCGTTCTCCCCCATCGGTTTGGCTATTGAGGTGTTAGCGGTTGTAATAATCGCCTCTTTCTCCCTTATGAGCTTCAGGGTTAAGGGGTTGGAGGTTAAAGGAGGGCCCTTCATAACCCCCTTGGAGGCCGCCTTCACGGCCCTCTTCTCAGCTTTGACCGCCGTTCTCACGGGAACCACCGGTATCATGCTCCCTTCCCCGACGGGAGGCTACACCCACATAGGTGACACCGCCATCTACATCTCAGCCCTCCTCTTCGGCGTCAAGGTCGGAGGCTTGGTTGGAATAATAGGACCTGTTGTGGCCGATCTTTTCGTGGGTTATCCCCGATGGTTTGTGACCGTCCTAGCCCACGGCCTGCAGGGATTCATAGCCGGCTTGGGCCGTAAGAGAAGCATAATCCTCCAAGCCGCGATCCTGGCGGCGGCGGGCTTCGTTATGTCAACCGTCTACTTCTTCGTCAACATATTCATAAAGGGGTACCCCGTGGCCATCATCTCCTACTTCAGAGATCTCTTCGGCCAGTCCCTGGTCTCGATAATCCTAGGACTTATACTCTCAAGGGGTGTGGAGAGGGCTCTCCCAGCTCTAAGGAAAAGATGA
- a CDS encoding creatininase family protein, translating into MILMVQLAEISWTDAEELFKRNDVALIPVGSTEQHGPHNPLGTDHLVAGALSKVVGERTGVVVLPTIPVGVSEHHRHFPGTLWVPPSAFREYVKAVALSAASHGARKIVFINGHGGNTASLIEVAGELRRTYKVFSAVIMAFPPGMTGHAGAGETSVNLYLHGGLVRMDRAVDTRQKERLGSLKMEGLGRVGPAQFPWDTIDLSDTGVLGAAGEVIASTKASEEEGRRLMEPYIEEICRFIEELRAAKVEELISKP; encoded by the coding sequence ATGATCCTCATGGTACAGTTGGCTGAGATCAGCTGGACGGATGCCGAGGAGCTCTTTAAGCGGAACGATGTGGCCCTGATCCCGGTTGGGAGCACAGAGCAGCATGGGCCCCACAACCCACTGGGGACGGACCACCTAGTGGCTGGAGCCCTGAGCAAGGTCGTGGGCGAGAGAACGGGTGTAGTCGTTCTTCCAACCATACCGGTCGGGGTCTCGGAGCATCACAGGCACTTCCCCGGAACCCTCTGGGTTCCCCCCTCCGCCTTTAGGGAGTATGTTAAGGCCGTAGCCCTCTCGGCGGCAAGCCACGGGGCTAGGAAGATCGTCTTCATAAACGGCCATGGAGGAAACACCGCCTCCCTGATTGAGGTTGCTGGAGAGCTCAGGAGGACGTATAAGGTCTTCTCGGCGGTCATAATGGCCTTTCCGCCTGGAATGACTGGCCACGCAGGGGCTGGAGAGACTAGTGTGAACCTTTACCTCCATGGAGGGCTTGTGAGGATGGATAGAGCCGTGGACACGAGGCAGAAGGAGAGGCTGGGATCCCTAAAGATGGAGGGATTGGGCAGGGTTGGACCAGCCCAGTTCCCATGGGATACAATAGATCTCTCCGATACGGGTGTCCTCGGCGCGGCGGGTGAAGTAATAGCCTCGACAAAGGCCTCTGAGGAGGAGGGGAGGAGGCTCATGGAGCCATACATAGAGGAGATCTGCAGATTCATCGAGGAGCTTAGGGCGGCGAAGGTGGAGGAACTCATAAGTAAACCATAG
- a CDS encoding YHS domain-containing protein: MAKDPVCGMNVDERTAKYKSEYKGKFYYFCCGRCKETFDKNPAKYASGHM; this comes from the coding sequence ATGGCTAAAGACCCGGTCTGTGGAATGAACGTCGACGAGAGAACGGCCAAATATAAGTCAGAATATAAGGGCAAGTTCTACTACTTCTGCTGTGGACGTTGCAAGGAAACCTTCGACAAAAACCCAGCCAAATATGCAAGCGGACATATGTAG
- a CDS encoding PadR family transcriptional regulator gives MKLVDIEELISDFARFYILVILYEGPAHGYSILRKFRARVGRPISPGVVYPFLQRLQERGLLTYTVRPVGKKERKLYSLTEEGVSFCNQLFRRFSSLVSTAIEPSLETCANCGCKIYEGGYTEVINGVEKAFCCVHCAEAYKRMLKHQGHLEI, from the coding sequence ATGAAGTTGGTTGATATTGAAGAACTCATCTCGGACTTCGCAAGGTTCTACATACTCGTCATCCTATATGAGGGCCCAGCTCACGGCTACAGCATCCTGAGGAAGTTCAGAGCAAGGGTTGGCAGGCCAATAAGCCCGGGCGTCGTCTACCCGTTCCTCCAGAGGCTGCAAGAGAGGGGCCTTCTAACATATACGGTGCGTCCCGTGGGGAAGAAGGAGAGGAAGCTATACTCCCTCACAGAGGAGGGTGTAAGCTTCTGCAATCAGCTGTTCAGAAGGTTTTCAAGCCTTGTATCAACAGCCATTGAGCCAAGCCTGGAGACCTGCGCCAACTGCGGATGCAAGATATATGAAGGGGGGTACACTGAGGTGATAAACGGCGTTGAGAAGGCCTTCTGCTGCGTCCACTGCGCTGAAGCCTATAAGAGGATGTTGAAACATCAGGGCCACTTGGAGATTTGA